The following coding sequences are from one Lolium rigidum isolate FL_2022 chromosome 6, APGP_CSIRO_Lrig_0.1, whole genome shotgun sequence window:
- the LOC124668010 gene encoding 50S ribosomal protein L25-like — protein sequence MLLRRPLQTLTLPLLRRHLSTSAAALSAPDLNIDELLSPPFHYLPGHPRPDAKHDEVIFAVPRTSSGRHFAAKERKAGRVPAIVFEQENGQEGGNKRLVSVQSKQIRKLVDHLGRSFFLSRLFRLEVWSDHAGQGDLVESVRVLPRKVHLHAGTDEPLNVTFMRAPSSALLKIDVPLMYIGEDASPGLRKGAYFNTIKRTVKFLCPADIVPPYIEVDLSELDVGQKLLMRDLIVHPALKLLQSPDQPICSIIGSRAPDQKKEKEKSK from the exons ATGCTCCTCCGGCGACCGCTCCAGACCCTcaccctccccctcctccgccgccacctctccaCCTCCGCCGCGGCACTCTCCGCCCCAGATCTCAACATCGACGAGCTCCTCTCGCCGCCGTTCCACTACCTCCCGGGCCACCCGCGGCCGGACGCGAAGCACGACGAGGTGATCTTCGCCGTGCCGAGGACCTCCTCCGGGAGGCACTTCGCGGCCAAGGAGCGCAAGGCCGGGCGGGTGCCGGCCATCGTCTTCGAGCAGGAGAACGGCCAGGAGGGCGGCAACAAGCGCCTCGTCTCGGTGCAGTCCAAGCAGATCCGCAAGCTCGTCGACCACCTCGGCCGCTCCTTCTTCCTCTCCCGCCTCTTCCGCCTCGAGGTCTGGTCGGACCACGCCGGGCAGGGGGACCTCGTCGAGAGCGTACGCGTCCTGCCGCGCAAG GTGCATTTGCACGCAGGCACTGATGAACCTCTGAATGTGACATTCATGAGAGCTCCTTCTTCAGCGCTGCTCAAAATAGATGTTCCTTTGATGTACATTGGAGAGGATGCTTCACCTGGTCTCAGGAAAG GAGCTTATTTCAACACCATAAAGCGAACAGTCAAGTTTCTCTGCCCTGCTGACATTGTTCCGCCATACATTGAAGTGGACCTAAGCGAGTTGGATGTCGGGCAGAAACTGTTGATGCGTGATCTGATAGTCCACCCAGCCCTGAAATTACTTCAGTCGCCAGACCAGCCCATCTGTAGCATTATAGGGTCAAGAGCCCCTGACCAGAAGAAAGAGAAGGAGAAATCAAAATAA
- the LOC124661860 gene encoding FCS-Like Zinc finger 8, whose product MAAESSVPQTASSESVAHKMGFFRVPDLLVKLSTKCLIELDAVRSPTSPLDLKLFTGLATKSPRSSFLDAGAASQNQKILLGDRVGLGLVDSLSDENPSPLGSRKVLLGSKMRITDSLTRKNSSTAPMQPGVVELKDENMSDGLNGSFMSLDDIVNSEDYTCVVSRGPNPRTTHIFGDRVFEFQGEQLMPGEGGCEDTLVSPLKGDNTMSFCCFCSEKLKEKEDIYIYQGDKAFCSVECRENFMEEEIEGEPATATDHSDPSGPSFDDGRIFQLIQ is encoded by the exons ATGGCAGCTGAGTCTTCCGTTCCACAAACCGCCTCCTCTGAATCGGTTGCTCACAAGATGGGCTTCTTCCGAGTCCCTGACCTCCTTGTCAAGCTGAGCACCAAATGTCTGATTGAACTGGACGCCGTCCGCAGTCCAACATCACCCCTGGACCTCAAGCTCTTCACAGGCCTGGCAACCAAGTCACCCAGGTCATCTTTCCTTGATGCCGGTGCAGCCAGCCAGAACCAGAAGATCTTGCTGGGGGACAGGGTTGGGCTTGgactggttgactctctcagtgATGAGAACCCCTCGCCGCTGGGCAGCAGGAAGGTTCTTCTTGGGTCTAAGATGAGGATCACTGACAGCTTAACCCGCAAGAACAGCTCCACTGCTCCTATGCAGCCTGGAGTGGTCGAACTGAAGGATGAGAACATGAGTGATGGGCTGAACGGCAGTTTCATGTCCCTTGATGACATTGTCAACTCGGAGGACTACACCTGTGTTGTTTCTCGCGGTCCTAACCCTAGAACTACCCACATTTTTGGAGATCGTGTCTTTGAGTTTCAAGGTGAGCAGCTGATGCCTGGTGAGGGTGGCTGTGAGGATACTCTGGTATCTCCTCTGAAAGGGGATAATACCATGAGCTTCTGTTGTTTTTGCTCTGAGAAGCTCAAAGAAAAGGAAGACATCTATATCTACCA GGGTGACAAAGCCTTCTGCAGCGTGGAGTGCAGGGAGAACTTCATGGAAGAGGAGATTGAAGGTGAACCTGCAACTGCAACAGATCACTCTGATCCTAGCGGCCCTTCCTTCGACGATGGGCGCATTTTCCAACTGATCCAGTGA